One region of Myxococcus stipitatus genomic DNA includes:
- a CDS encoding pyridoxal phosphate-dependent aminotransferase, producing the protein MIPSRASFRDIPLYSPSKTPCRVDLGDNTNLFGVAPAAERVLRESAPALLSRYPRGYAPDLRGALAARVGVAPEAVTTGCGSDDVLDSALRAFLEPGEVLAFHVPTFVMMPLFARVNGLRVRQVPPREDFDLDAEALLATEAKVLYLCSPNNPTGTVLSRAAVERVVERAPGLVIIDEAYADFARGPDFMDLARTRPNVLVTRTFSKAWGLAGMRVGWGVGAPALVAELEKARGPYKLTTLAEAMAVAVLEEGSDWVAARAALAVENRERLRAELVALGLSPLPSEGNFLLVPLPGAVQVAERMRERDVNVRAFQALPGVGDALRIGSGPWPLLETALVALRESLR; encoded by the coding sequence ATGATTCCCTCGCGCGCGTCCTTCCGCGACATCCCCCTGTATTCCCCGTCGAAGACGCCCTGTCGCGTGGACCTGGGTGACAACACCAACCTGTTCGGCGTGGCACCCGCGGCCGAACGGGTGCTGCGCGAATCCGCGCCGGCGCTGCTGTCGCGTTATCCGCGCGGCTACGCCCCGGACCTGCGCGGAGCGCTGGCCGCGCGCGTGGGCGTGGCGCCGGAGGCGGTGACGACGGGCTGTGGCTCGGACGACGTGCTCGACAGCGCGCTGCGCGCCTTCCTCGAGCCCGGGGAGGTGCTGGCCTTCCACGTGCCCACGTTCGTCATGATGCCGTTGTTCGCGCGGGTGAACGGGCTGCGTGTCAGGCAGGTGCCGCCGCGCGAGGACTTCGACCTGGACGCGGAGGCGCTGCTGGCCACGGAGGCGAAGGTGCTCTACCTGTGCTCGCCCAACAACCCCACGGGCACGGTGCTGTCCCGCGCGGCCGTGGAGCGGGTGGTGGAGCGCGCGCCGGGGCTCGTCATCATCGACGAGGCCTACGCGGACTTCGCCCGGGGGCCGGACTTCATGGACCTGGCGCGCACGCGCCCCAACGTGCTCGTGACGCGCACGTTCTCGAAGGCCTGGGGGCTCGCGGGGATGCGGGTGGGGTGGGGCGTGGGCGCGCCGGCGCTGGTGGCCGAATTGGAGAAGGCGCGTGGCCCCTACAAGCTCACCACGCTCGCGGAGGCGATGGCGGTCGCGGTGCTGGAGGAGGGCTCGGACTGGGTCGCCGCGCGCGCGGCCCTGGCGGTGGAGAACCGCGAGCGCTTGAGGGCGGAGCTGGTCGCGCTGGGCCTCTCGCCGCTGCCCTCCGAGGGCAACTTCCTGCTGGTCCCGCTCCCCGGCGCGGTCCAGGTGGCCGAGCGGATGCGGGAGCGGGACGTGAACGTGAGGGCCTTCCAGGCCCTGCCGGGCGTGGGGGATGCGCTGCGCATCGGCAGCGGCCCATGGCCCTTGTTGGAGACGGCGCTGGTCGCGCTGCGGGAGTCACTGCGATGA
- a CDS encoding HisA/HisF-related TIM barrel protein, with translation MIAIPAIDLREGACVQLVGGSYDAERVRVNDPLEALAMWRAHGFRAFHVVDLDAALGRGFNTDAIRRLTLAGQGLTFNVGGGVRDTARVEALLGEGASRVVVGTRAIEDAAWLTEVANRHPGRIVVAADVRGREVVTRGWTAGSARDVADVLAALDPLPLGGLLVTAVHKEGQLGGVDLPLMREVAARSRHRLFASGGVTTREDLRALAEAGAHGAVIGMALYTGRLDASAIAREFME, from the coding sequence GTGATCGCCATCCCCGCCATCGACTTGAGAGAGGGCGCCTGCGTGCAGCTCGTGGGGGGCTCGTACGACGCGGAGCGGGTCCGCGTGAACGATCCGCTGGAGGCCCTCGCCATGTGGCGCGCCCACGGGTTCCGAGCCTTCCACGTGGTGGACCTGGACGCGGCGCTCGGTCGCGGCTTCAACACGGACGCCATCCGTCGGCTCACCCTGGCCGGACAGGGGCTCACCTTCAACGTCGGCGGCGGCGTGCGCGACACGGCGCGGGTGGAGGCCCTGCTCGGGGAGGGCGCCTCGCGCGTCGTGGTGGGGACGCGGGCCATCGAGGACGCCGCATGGTTGACGGAGGTCGCGAACCGGCATCCGGGGCGCATCGTCGTCGCCGCCGATGTCCGAGGGCGCGAGGTCGTCACCCGGGGCTGGACGGCGGGGAGCGCCCGGGACGTCGCGGACGTGCTCGCCGCGCTCGACCCGCTCCCGCTCGGAGGGCTGCTGGTGACGGCGGTCCACAAGGAGGGACAGCTGGGGGGCGTGGACCTGCCGTTGATGCGCGAGGTGGCCGCGCGGAGTCGTCACCGCCTGTTCGCCTCCGGAGGCGTGACGACGCGGGAGGACCTGCGCGCGCTCGCGGAGGCCGGGGCCCATGGGGCCGTCATCGGCATGGCGCTGTACACGGGAAGACTGGATGCGAGCGCGATCGCTCGGGAGTTCATGGAATGA
- the hisD gene encoding histidinol dehydrogenase, with protein MDAYPSVLRYRGPVSRLSVEDRRRLMQRTGDVDTRISARVRELIARVRLDGDDALFEMARQFDRVELTSLEVPRERCEEALATLDPAVSQALRRAARNIARAHAAQKPREVETETEPGVLVGRRPDPLGRVGVYAPGGRAVYPSSVLMGVVPAKVAGVGEVVVCSPPGPDGLPHASVLAAAVLAGADRVFALGGAGAVAAMAYGTQSVPRVDRIVGPGNAYVAEAKLQVVGAVAIEAPAGPSEILVVADDTASPSAVAREMLAQAEHDPEAACVTVALGEALAEDVAVEVVRLAAGARRAEIVASALRSRGAVLSVESMEEAWPFVADFAPEHLLLATASPSVDLRRVRNAGTVFLGERSSVAYGDYMTGSNHVLPTAGLARAYSGLNLLDFYRWTTYQRVERAASAALAEDVGLLADSEGLFAHADAARAWRGA; from the coding sequence ATGGACGCGTATCCTTCCGTGCTGCGCTACCGGGGCCCCGTGTCCCGGCTGTCTGTCGAGGACCGGCGCCGGTTGATGCAGCGCACCGGGGACGTGGACACGCGCATCTCCGCCCGCGTGCGGGAGCTCATCGCCCGGGTCCGGCTGGACGGCGACGACGCGCTGTTCGAGATGGCGCGCCAGTTCGACCGCGTCGAGCTGACCTCGCTGGAGGTTCCCCGCGAGCGCTGCGAGGAGGCGCTGGCGACGCTCGACCCGGCGGTGTCCCAGGCGCTGCGCCGCGCGGCGCGGAACATCGCCCGGGCGCACGCCGCGCAGAAGCCGCGCGAGGTGGAGACGGAGACGGAGCCTGGGGTGCTGGTGGGGCGTCGTCCGGATCCGCTGGGGCGCGTGGGGGTGTACGCGCCCGGCGGCCGCGCGGTGTACCCGAGCAGCGTGTTGATGGGCGTGGTGCCGGCGAAGGTGGCGGGGGTGGGGGAGGTCGTCGTGTGCTCGCCGCCGGGGCCGGACGGGTTGCCGCACGCGAGCGTGCTGGCCGCCGCGGTGCTGGCCGGGGCCGACCGCGTCTTCGCGCTGGGCGGCGCGGGCGCGGTGGCGGCGATGGCCTACGGGACGCAGAGCGTGCCCCGGGTGGATCGCATCGTCGGGCCCGGCAACGCCTATGTGGCCGAGGCGAAGCTCCAGGTGGTGGGGGCGGTGGCCATCGAGGCGCCGGCGGGGCCGAGCGAGATCCTCGTCGTGGCGGATGACACCGCCAGCCCCTCCGCGGTGGCGAGGGAGATGCTCGCGCAGGCGGAGCACGACCCGGAGGCGGCGTGCGTGACGGTGGCGCTCGGCGAGGCGCTGGCGGAGGACGTCGCGGTGGAGGTGGTGCGCCTGGCGGCGGGCGCGAGGAGGGCGGAGATCGTCGCCTCGGCGCTGCGTTCGCGGGGGGCGGTGCTGAGCGTGGAGTCGATGGAGGAGGCGTGGCCCTTCGTCGCGGACTTCGCGCCGGAGCACCTGCTGCTCGCCACGGCCTCGCCGTCCGTGGACCTGCGGCGCGTGCGCAACGCGGGCACGGTGTTCCTCGGGGAGCGCTCGTCGGTGGCCTATGGCGACTACATGACGGGCTCCAACCACGTGTTGCCCACGGCGGGGCTCGCGCGGGCGTACTCGGGGCTCAACCTGCTCGACTTCTATCGCTGGACGACCTACCAGCGCGTGGAGCGCGCGGCGTCCGCGGCGCTGGCGGAGGACGTGGGCCTGCTGGCGGACAGCGAGGGCCTGTTCGCCCACGCGGACGCGGCCCGGGCCTGGAGGGGCGCATGA
- the hisG gene encoding ATP phosphoribosyltransferase yields MLLKIALPNKGRLSDEVRELFDDAGLEVRVRGERALTASLGGEFEAIFVRAQDIPEFVADGAAHAGVTGWDLVSEAGRELEHLMDLEFGRCRLVVAAREESGIVQAGDVRDGMRVASCFPRLTQDYFAKRGQRVTVVPVSGAAEIAPHLGIADIVVDLTSTGSTLKMNGLREVATVLESSARLVACGVNAPEARRKLEELKLALGSVLAARGKRYLMANVPKPALTQVREVLPGLNGPTVVDVLDGGNFVAVHAVVPAKTIYRTVNALKGLGCEGILVTRIERLVA; encoded by the coding sequence ATGTTGCTGAAGATTGCCCTCCCCAACAAAGGCCGCCTCTCCGACGAGGTCCGTGAGCTGTTCGACGATGCGGGATTGGAGGTGCGCGTGCGTGGCGAGCGCGCGCTCACCGCGTCGCTCGGAGGCGAGTTCGAGGCCATCTTCGTCCGCGCCCAGGACATCCCGGAGTTCGTCGCGGACGGCGCGGCGCACGCGGGCGTGACGGGGTGGGACCTGGTGAGCGAGGCAGGGCGTGAGCTGGAGCATCTGATGGACCTGGAGTTCGGTCGCTGTCGTCTGGTGGTGGCCGCGCGGGAGGAGAGCGGCATCGTCCAGGCGGGCGACGTGCGCGACGGCATGCGGGTGGCGTCGTGCTTCCCCCGGTTGACGCAGGACTACTTCGCGAAGCGGGGGCAACGCGTCACGGTGGTGCCCGTGTCGGGCGCGGCGGAGATCGCCCCCCACCTGGGCATCGCGGACATCGTCGTGGACCTGACGTCGACCGGGTCCACGCTGAAGATGAACGGGCTGCGGGAGGTGGCCACGGTGCTCGAGTCGAGCGCGCGGCTGGTGGCCTGTGGCGTCAACGCGCCGGAGGCCCGGCGCAAGCTGGAGGAGCTGAAGCTGGCGTTGGGGTCGGTGCTCGCGGCGAGGGGCAAGCGCTACCTGATGGCGAACGTCCCGAAGCCCGCGCTGACCCAGGTGCGCGAGGTGCTCCCCGGCCTCAACGGGCCCACGGTGGTGGATGTGCTGGACGGGGGCAACTTCGTCGCGGTGCACGCGGTGGTGCCGGCGAAGACCATCTACCGGACGGTCAACGCGCTCAAGGGGCTGGGCTGCGAGGGCATCCTGGTGACTCGCATCGAAAGGCTGGTGGCGTGA
- a CDS encoding HD domain-containing phosphohydrolase, translated as MEAIPPAPPRILIVDDDDSVRDVISVLLREEGYNCVVASGAEMALDLASEEDTPLVISDMKMPGKDGLWLLENLRERFPDTSVIMLTGYGDTESAVDCLRRGAVDYLLKPPKLTDLIRAIERALAKRRIEMARKRYQKKLERKVRDRTAELRSALHNIANTYQNTLLALVAALDAREHETSDHSQRVVSYTSAIAGRMGIQGKELEEIGRGALLHDIGKIGVPDAVLLKPGKLTPDEWLEMRKHPEIGFQMIQAIPFLATPSAIVLSHQERWDGAGYPRNLQRQEIHIGARIFAVADTLDAMTSDRPYRKGTTFANAIQEIRRCSNTQFDPEVVRAFLDIGEAGLIQIKEEMAKKKLQLPVAEQEAAEAEAELARLTDLDDDLEPAPSTAPRQGPGDQADPKVSAVRSATGSEG; from the coding sequence GTGGAAGCCATCCCTCCTGCACCACCCCGAATCCTCATCGTCGACGATGACGACTCCGTACGGGACGTCATCTCCGTCCTCCTGCGCGAAGAGGGCTACAACTGCGTCGTCGCCAGCGGCGCCGAGATGGCGCTGGACCTGGCGAGCGAGGAGGACACGCCGCTCGTCATCAGCGACATGAAGATGCCGGGCAAGGACGGCCTCTGGCTCCTGGAGAACCTGCGGGAGCGCTTCCCGGACACGTCGGTCATCATGCTCACGGGCTATGGCGACACGGAGTCCGCGGTGGACTGCCTGCGCCGGGGCGCGGTGGACTACCTGCTCAAGCCGCCGAAGCTGACGGACCTCATCCGGGCCATCGAGCGGGCGCTCGCCAAGCGGCGCATCGAGATGGCTCGCAAGCGCTACCAGAAGAAGCTCGAGCGCAAGGTGAGGGATCGCACCGCGGAGCTGCGAAGCGCGCTGCACAACATCGCGAACACGTACCAGAACACGCTGCTGGCGCTGGTGGCCGCGCTGGACGCGCGAGAGCACGAGACGAGCGACCATTCCCAGCGCGTGGTCAGCTACACCAGCGCCATCGCCGGGCGCATGGGCATCCAGGGCAAGGAGCTGGAGGAGATCGGCCGCGGCGCGCTCTTGCACGACATCGGGAAGATTGGCGTGCCGGACGCGGTGCTGCTCAAGCCGGGCAAGCTCACGCCCGACGAGTGGCTGGAGATGCGCAAGCATCCGGAGATCGGCTTCCAGATGATCCAGGCCATCCCCTTCCTCGCCACCCCGTCCGCCATCGTCCTCTCCCACCAGGAGCGGTGGGACGGCGCGGGCTACCCGCGCAATCTCCAGCGGCAGGAGATCCACATCGGCGCGCGCATCTTCGCGGTGGCGGACACGCTGGACGCGATGACGAGCGACCGCCCGTACCGCAAGGGCACCACCTTCGCCAACGCCATCCAGGAGATCCGCCGCTGCTCCAACACGCAGTTCGACCCGGAGGTCGTCCGCGCGTTCCTCGACATCGGCGAGGCGGGCCTCATCCAGATCAAGGAGGAGATGGCGAAGAAGAAGCTCCAGCTCCCGGTGGCCGAACAGGAGGCCGCCGAGGCGGAGGCCGAGCTGGCGAGACTGACCGACCTGGACGACGACCTCGAGCCCGCGCCGAGCACCGCGCCCCGCCAGGGCCCGGGCGACCAGGCCGACCCCAAGGTGAGCGCCGTCCGCTCCGCGACGGGCAGCGAGGGCTGA
- a CDS encoding CBS domain-containing protein, which yields MQIVGELMTREVVTVKETQNLGKADELLKLHRIRHLPVVRQGKLVGLITHRDLLRAAATHAADPAAQPLWAADIMTRDVTTVTPDTPLRKAVELLLNHKFGCLPVVDADGALLGILTEADLVRYARQLIADLDRKELATEYNA from the coding sequence ATGCAAATCGTCGGAGAGCTGATGACGCGAGAGGTGGTCACCGTGAAGGAGACCCAGAACCTGGGCAAGGCGGACGAGCTGCTCAAGCTCCACCGCATCCGCCACCTGCCCGTGGTGCGGCAGGGCAAGCTGGTGGGCCTCATCACCCACCGGGATCTGCTGCGCGCGGCGGCGACGCACGCCGCGGACCCGGCCGCCCAGCCGCTGTGGGCGGCGGACATCATGACGCGCGACGTGACGACCGTGACGCCGGACACCCCCCTGCGCAAGGCCGTGGAGCTGCTGCTGAACCACAAATTCGGCTGCCTGCCGGTGGTGGACGCGGACGGCGCGCTGCTCGGCATCCTCACGGAGGCGGACCTGGTCCGCTACGCGCGGCAGCTCATCGCGGACCTGGACCGCAAGGAGCTGGCGACCGAGTACAACGCCTGA
- the thiO gene encoding glycine oxidase ThiO, translated as MRVSDVIVVGGGIMGCGIALRLRQAGARVTILERAIPGAEASSAAAGMLAPQMEADGPGPFLDLCLRSRGLYPAFADELRELTGVDVAYRPCGILKVAFGEEQTHHLESTVLWQRGLGLRAELLDGARARELEPRLSSKAVAAAHFPDDHQVDNRLLVRALTMAAARVGAEFRGGFVRGVVHEAGRAVGVDLDGEVLRADTVVVAAGSWSALVQGAGVEARSVRPARGQMIQLQTRLPLLERVLTSEKGYIVPRADGRVIAGSTMELVGFDKQVTAAGLARILDMVLELCPDLASAPITETWAGFRPWTEDKRPYLGAGPVPGLFLATGHFRNGILLAPITAKLVAQAVLGEKPTVDLAPFRYDRAPLAARA; from the coding sequence ATGCGAGTCTCGGACGTCATCGTCGTGGGCGGAGGAATCATGGGCTGCGGCATCGCGCTGCGGCTGAGGCAGGCGGGCGCCCGCGTCACCATCCTGGAACGCGCCATCCCCGGCGCCGAGGCCTCCAGCGCCGCGGCGGGCATGCTCGCGCCGCAGATGGAAGCGGACGGTCCGGGCCCGTTCCTCGACCTGTGCCTGCGCAGCCGCGGCCTCTACCCCGCCTTCGCCGATGAGTTGCGGGAGCTGACCGGGGTGGATGTGGCCTACCGCCCGTGCGGCATCCTCAAGGTCGCCTTCGGCGAGGAGCAGACACACCACCTCGAGTCCACCGTCCTGTGGCAGCGCGGCCTGGGCTTGCGCGCGGAGCTGCTCGATGGCGCGCGGGCGCGCGAGCTGGAGCCCCGCCTCTCCTCCAAGGCCGTGGCCGCCGCGCACTTCCCGGATGATCATCAGGTGGACAACCGGCTGCTGGTGCGCGCGCTCACCATGGCCGCCGCGCGCGTGGGCGCCGAGTTCCGCGGCGGCTTCGTGCGCGGCGTGGTGCACGAGGCCGGTCGCGCCGTCGGCGTGGACCTGGACGGCGAGGTCCTCCGCGCGGACACCGTCGTCGTCGCCGCGGGCTCCTGGTCCGCGCTGGTCCAGGGCGCGGGCGTGGAGGCGCGGTCGGTGCGTCCGGCGCGTGGGCAGATGATCCAGCTCCAGACGCGCCTGCCCCTGCTGGAGCGCGTGCTCACCTCCGAGAAGGGCTACATCGTCCCGCGCGCGGACGGACGCGTCATCGCCGGCAGCACCATGGAGCTGGTGGGCTTCGACAAGCAGGTGACCGCCGCCGGACTCGCGCGCATCCTCGACATGGTCCTCGAGCTGTGCCCCGACCTGGCCTCCGCCCCCATCACCGAGACCTGGGCCGGCTTCCGCCCCTGGACGGAGGACAAGCGCCCCTACCTCGGGGCGGGGCCCGTGCCCGGCCTCTTCCTCGCCACCGGCCACTTCCGCAACGGCATCCTCCTGGCCCCCATCACCGCGAAGCTCGTGGCCCAGGCCGTCCTCGGGGAGAAGCCCACCGTCGACCTCGCGCCCTTCCGTTACGATCGCGCACCCCTGGCCGCTCGGGCTTGA
- the moaA gene encoding GTP 3',8-cyclase MoaA: MTTLALQTDPLAPPLLDAQGRRMTYLRLSITDRCNFRCAYCSPASWGGKKDLLDAPELGRIAALFASMGIRRVRLTGGEPLIRPDILDIAGRISRIPGIQHLAITTNASHLASLAVPLREAGVDQLNISLDTLSPETFRRISKQGDLAAVLRGIDAAAGAGYASLKLNVVVMRGVNDHEVRALVEHAHARSIVPRFIELMPFGQGTPVPTAELVSRLRDEGLPLSPEPEEPGASAESLSSGPARYWRAATGRVGFISPLTQNFCGGCNRVRVASNGDLRSCLGGRAQAPLHQLIRGGASDTELARAIRQALGDKPEGHRFTEPGNGATLLPMMGIGG, from the coding sequence GTGACGACGCTCGCCCTCCAGACGGATCCGCTCGCCCCGCCCCTGCTGGATGCCCAGGGGCGCCGGATGACGTACCTGCGGCTGAGCATCACCGACCGCTGCAACTTCCGCTGCGCGTACTGCTCCCCCGCCTCCTGGGGCGGCAAGAAGGACCTGCTCGACGCGCCGGAGCTGGGCCGCATCGCCGCGCTCTTCGCCAGCATGGGCATCCGCCGCGTGCGCCTCACCGGCGGCGAGCCGCTCATCCGTCCCGACATCCTCGACATCGCCGGACGCATCTCGCGCATCCCCGGCATCCAGCACCTGGCCATCACCACCAACGCCAGCCACCTGGCGTCCCTGGCCGTCCCGCTGCGCGAGGCCGGCGTGGACCAGCTCAACATCAGCCTGGACACCCTGTCCCCGGAGACCTTCCGCCGCATCTCCAAGCAGGGAGACCTCGCCGCCGTGCTGCGCGGCATCGACGCGGCGGCCGGGGCCGGCTACGCGTCGCTCAAGCTCAACGTGGTGGTGATGCGCGGGGTCAACGACCACGAGGTCCGCGCGCTGGTGGAGCACGCCCACGCCCGGAGCATCGTCCCGCGCTTCATCGAGCTGATGCCCTTTGGCCAGGGCACGCCGGTCCCCACCGCCGAGCTCGTCTCCCGGCTGCGCGACGAGGGCCTGCCGCTCTCGCCCGAGCCCGAGGAGCCGGGCGCGTCCGCCGAGTCCCTCTCCTCCGGCCCCGCCCGCTACTGGCGCGCGGCGACGGGCCGCGTGGGCTTCATCTCCCCGCTCACCCAGAACTTCTGCGGGGGCTGCAACCGCGTGCGCGTGGCCTCCAACGGGGACCTGCGCAGCTGTCTGGGAGGGCGCGCGCAGGCGCCGCTGCACCAGCTCATCCGTGGCGGCGCGAGCGACACGGAGCTGGCCCGCGCCATCCGCCAGGCGCTCGGCGACAAGCCGGAGGGCCACCGCTTCACCGAGCCGGGCAACGGCGCCACGCTGCTGCCCATGATGGGCATCGGCGGCTGA
- a CDS encoding DUF4870 domain-containing protein, translating into METPPREQLGTYVTGTPMPTQDEKTMALIAHMGTILGNFVGLGFAVPLVLMLTKGKESTFIRENSVESLNFQITMFIAAVVAGFTLCIGIGLVLLPIVGLVALVFAIIGGLKANEGQLYRYPFNIRLVK; encoded by the coding sequence ATGGAGACTCCGCCGCGGGAACAATTGGGGACGTACGTGACGGGCACGCCGATGCCGACCCAGGACGAGAAGACGATGGCGTTGATCGCCCACATGGGCACCATCCTGGGCAACTTCGTGGGACTGGGCTTCGCCGTTCCGCTGGTGCTGATGCTGACGAAGGGCAAGGAGTCGACCTTCATCCGCGAGAACTCGGTGGAGTCGCTGAACTTCCAGATCACGATGTTCATCGCGGCGGTGGTCGCCGGCTTCACCCTCTGCATCGGCATCGGCCTCGTGCTGCTGCCCATCGTCGGGCTCGTGGCCCTGGTGTTCGCCATCATCGGCGGGCTGAAGGCGAACGAGGGTCAGCTGTACCGGTACCCGTTCAACATCCGGCTGGTGAAGTAG
- the thiC gene encoding phosphomethylpyrimidine synthase ThiC — translation MSGASRSLKVDGKALEGISRGPLPASHKVYVSGVLHPELRVPMREIRQTPTRLGHGAEAKETPNPSVYVYDSSGPYTDPAADIDLRRGLPALREAWILRRDDSVELGGITSRYGQEREADPRLAGLRFGHRRKPRVARAGGNVTQLHYARKGVITPEMEYVALRENLRRDAALSAQHPGQAWGAAIPREITPEFVRDEVARGRAIIPANINHPELEPMIIGRNFLVKINANIGNSAVTSSIEEEVEKMVWSIRWGADTVMDLSTGRNIHETREWILRNAPVPIGTVPIYQALEKVGGKAEDLTWDIYRDTLIEQAEQGVDYFTIHAGVLLRYVPLTARRLTGIVSRGGSIMAKWCLAHHRENFLYTHFEEICEIMKAYDVSFSLGDGLRPGSIADANDAAQFGELETLGELTKVAWKHDVQVMIEGPGHVPMHLIQENMTKQLAVCGEAPFYTLGPLTTDIAPGYDHFTSGIGAAMIGWFGTAMLCYVTPKEHLGLPDRDDVKEGVITYKIAAHAADLAKGHPGAQARDNAMSKARFEFRWEDQFNLSLDPERARAFHDETLPAEGAKVAHFCSMCGPQFCSMKITQDVRDFAARGGVSEAAALDSGMEQKSEEFRKAGGELYR, via the coding sequence ATGAGCGGAGCATCCAGGAGCTTGAAGGTCGATGGAAAGGCGTTGGAGGGCATCAGTCGCGGCCCCCTGCCCGCCTCGCACAAGGTCTACGTGAGCGGGGTGCTGCACCCGGAGCTGCGGGTGCCGATGCGGGAGATCCGCCAGACGCCCACGCGCCTGGGGCACGGGGCGGAGGCGAAGGAGACGCCGAACCCCTCCGTCTACGTCTACGACTCGAGCGGGCCCTACACGGACCCGGCGGCGGACATCGACCTGCGTCGCGGGCTGCCCGCGCTCCGCGAGGCGTGGATCCTCCGGCGGGACGACTCCGTCGAACTGGGGGGCATCACCTCGCGCTATGGCCAGGAGCGCGAGGCGGACCCCCGGCTGGCGGGCCTGCGCTTCGGCCACCGCCGCAAGCCGCGCGTGGCGCGGGCGGGCGGCAACGTCACCCAGCTCCACTACGCCCGCAAGGGCGTCATCACCCCGGAGATGGAGTACGTGGCGCTGCGGGAGAACCTGCGCAGGGACGCGGCGCTGTCCGCGCAGCACCCGGGCCAGGCGTGGGGCGCGGCCATCCCTCGTGAAATCACGCCGGAGTTCGTGCGCGACGAGGTGGCGCGGGGGCGCGCCATCATCCCCGCCAACATCAACCACCCGGAGCTGGAGCCGATGATCATCGGCCGCAACTTCCTGGTGAAGATCAACGCCAACATCGGCAACTCCGCCGTGACCTCCTCCATCGAGGAGGAGGTGGAGAAGATGGTGTGGTCCATCCGCTGGGGCGCGGACACGGTGATGGACCTGTCCACGGGCCGCAACATCCACGAGACGCGCGAGTGGATCCTCCGCAACGCGCCGGTGCCCATCGGCACGGTGCCCATCTACCAGGCGCTGGAGAAGGTGGGCGGCAAGGCCGAGGACCTGACGTGGGACATCTACCGGGACACGCTCATCGAGCAGGCCGAGCAGGGCGTGGACTACTTCACCATCCACGCGGGCGTGCTGCTGCGCTACGTGCCGCTCACCGCCAGGCGCCTCACCGGCATCGTCAGCCGCGGCGGCTCCATCATGGCCAAGTGGTGCCTGGCCCACCATCGCGAGAACTTCCTCTACACGCACTTCGAGGAGATCTGCGAGATCATGAAGGCGTACGACGTCAGCTTCAGCCTGGGGGACGGGCTGCGCCCGGGCTCCATCGCCGACGCGAACGACGCGGCGCAGTTCGGAGAGCTGGAGACGCTGGGCGAGCTGACGAAGGTGGCCTGGAAGCACGACGTGCAGGTGATGATCGAGGGCCCGGGCCACGTACCCATGCACCTCATCCAGGAGAACATGACGAAGCAGCTCGCGGTGTGCGGCGAGGCACCGTTTTACACGCTGGGGCCGCTCACCACGGACATCGCGCCGGGCTACGACCACTTCACCAGCGGCATCGGCGCGGCGATGATCGGCTGGTTCGGCACGGCGATGCTCTGCTACGTGACGCCCAAGGAGCACCTGGGCCTGCCGGACCGCGACGACGTGAAGGAGGGCGTCATCACGTACAAGATCGCCGCCCACGCCGCCGACCTGGCCAAGGGGCATCCAGGCGCCCAGGCGCGCGACAACGCCATGTCCAAGGCGCGCTTCGAGTTCCGCTGGGAGGACCAGTTCAACCTGTCGCTCGACCCCGAGCGCGCCCGCGCCTTCCACGACGAGACGCTGCCCGCGGAGGGCGCCAAGGTGGCCCACTTCTGCTCGATGTGTGGCCCGCAGTTCTGCTCCATGAAGATCACCCAGGACGTGCGTGACTTCGCCGCCCGCGGCGGCGTGAGCGAAGCGGCCGCGCTCGACTCGGGCATGGAGCAGAAGAGCGAGGAATTCAGGAAGGCAGGCGGCGAGTTGTATCGCTGA
- the hisH gene encoding imidazole glycerol phosphate synthase subunit HisH yields the protein MKVTLFDYGAGNLHSLAKAVATAEGAQVRVEEDPLRAVETDVLVLPGVGAFGAAVARLAPGRDVMRAALERGLPCLGICLGMQLLFESSEEGAGEGLGVFSGRVVRLRGRRVPQMGWNRVEEDRTLRDARLETVYYANSFVCCVEDPSLVTAWSTHEEERFPAVVRRGGIVGVQFHPEKSSTPGVEFVRAFLREVTS from the coding sequence ATGAAGGTCACCCTGTTCGACTATGGCGCTGGAAACCTGCACTCGCTGGCCAAGGCCGTGGCCACGGCGGAGGGCGCGCAGGTGCGCGTGGAGGAGGACCCGCTGCGCGCGGTGGAAACGGACGTGCTCGTGCTCCCCGGGGTCGGCGCGTTCGGCGCGGCCGTGGCGCGTCTGGCCCCCGGGCGCGACGTGATGCGCGCGGCCCTGGAGCGTGGTCTGCCGTGTCTGGGCATCTGCCTGGGCATGCAACTGCTCTTCGAGTCGAGCGAGGAGGGCGCGGGCGAGGGACTCGGCGTCTTCTCCGGGCGGGTGGTCCGGTTGCGCGGGCGACGCGTGCCGCAGATGGGCTGGAACCGCGTGGAGGAGGACCGCACGTTGCGGGATGCCCGGCTGGAGACCGTCTACTACGCGAACAGCTTCGTGTGCTGCGTCGAGGACCCGTCGCTCGTGACGGCCTGGTCCACGCACGAGGAGGAGCGCTTCCCCGCGGTGGTGCGGCGCGGCGGCATCGTGGGCGTGCAGTTCCACCCCGAGAAGTCCTCGACGCCCGGCGTGGAGTTCGTGCGCGCCTTCCTCCGCGAGGTGACGTCGTGA